TGCGAACGAATATGTCTGTGGCCATTGTGGCTATGGTCAATCACACAGCCATCAATGATGGACATGATGATGTTATGGATGATGAATGTCCGGACTCAAATTACACAGAAGTTGTAAGTAATACGACTTAACGTTTTTACAACCTTCCTTCCAACCTACAAAGCTCAGACAAACTGTACACGTTTTATGGGCACTTTCACATTTTCTCcgaataacaattttattctataaaatttcataacagTATCATATCCTTATCATACTCTTTCTTCTTCCTCGTTTCCCAatttaaacataattttttattctttaGGATCATGGTCAAGATGGTGAATTTGCTTGGAACTCTGCCCTGCAAGGTTATATTTTGTCTTCCTTTTTCTATGGCTATGTCATAACACAGGTAATTTGTCCCCAATAGAGTATTAATATCTATAATACTAAATCTTTTTTATATCCATTTCAGATTCCCTTTGGCATGTTGGCCAAAAAATATGGCGCTCTAAATTTCCTTGGCTATGGTATGCTGGTCAATTCTGTTTTTGCTTTCCTTGTGCCCGTGGCTGCTCGCGAGGGTGGTGTTTGGGGTTTGTGTATAGTACGATTCATTCAAGGTCTAGGCGAAGGACCCATTGTGCCCTGTACCCATGCATTGTTAGCCAAATGGATACCACCCAATGAACGCTCGCGTATGGGTGCGGCGGTTTATGCAGGCGCTCAGTTTGGCACTATTATATCTATGCCCTTGTCTGGCCTGTTGGCTGAATATGGTTTCGATGGAGGCTGGCCCTCAATTTTCTATGTTTTCGGCACTGTGGGTACACTTTGGTCGATTGCTTTCATTATTTGGGTATACGAAGATCCCTCAGCACATCCCACCATTGATGAGCGTGAAAAGAAATATATCAACACCTCACTGTGGGGCACAACAGAAATTAAGGTTTGTTCAAGAATTAAAACATTACAAAAAgcgaaatttaattaaattttgttttatttttgtagagtCCTCCCATTCCCTTCAAGGCCATATTCAAATGTCTGCCTTTCTATGCCATTTTGTTTGCCCACATGGGTCATAACTATGGCTATGAAACTTTGATGACCGAATTGCCCACCTACATGAAACAGGTTTtgagattttctttgaaatcaaATGGTTTGTTGTCCTCATTACCCTATTTGGCTATGTGGATATTTTCGATGAGCATTTCAGTGGTGGCAGATTGGATGATCTCCTCCAAGCGTTTCAATCATACACAAACAAGAAAAGTCATGAATTCCATAGGTATGTAAAAGGCAGTCGTCATACAGAatggttttggtttttatttatgGTGTATTGATTTAAAGGTCAATATGGTCCTGGTTTGGCCTTGATAGCTGCATCCTACACTGGATGTGATCGTGTACTCACCCTGGCTATTCTAACTATCGGCGTGGGCCTGAATGGTGGCATATATTCCGGTTTCAAAATCAATCACTTGGATTTGACTCCACGTTTTGCTGGCTTCCTTATGGCCATAACAAATTGCTCAGCCAATTTGGCGGGTCTGCTGGCCCCCATTGCTGCGGGTAATTTGATCAACAATCAGGTAAGGAGTTTTGTTTGAGATGTGCCGATTTCATAACGCGTACTGATGTTAACTTTCTTTTTGAATTTGCTTTTAGCCCACCATTGCCCAATGGCAAAAGGTATTCTTCATTGCTGCCTTCATTTACATAATTGCGGGTACATTCTTCAACATCTTTGGCTCGGGCGAACGCCAATATTGGGATAATCCCGATAATGATGTCAAGGACACCAATGCCCTGGAATCACAAACACAAATTCCCAGCAATCAAAATGGCAATGATGCCCGGAGACGGATATCAGCCATAAGCGGAAATCAATAGTTTGTAaatagcaaaaagaaaaaaaatgaaactgcAACAAAAGGCTAAATCCATTTTTCTAGTTCATAAGAGTTTAAGtcaacatacaaacacaattacaaagaaaatgaaaattatttaaatatattgaACAAAATGCGCTAATCAAGCAATGAATGAaatacaaagaaaacaaaagacaTGATTAATCAGGTGAATTGAAACGAGAGAAACAAAATTGTGAAAAACTATTACTATAAAGCTAAGTGTTAAACATAATAACCAGATAtaagtttgtttattttgtttgtaaagtatgtaattatttataaatttttaaaaggaAATCATCATCCAATTATGTATGTAAATCATTTTAGTGTTTAGTTAAAAGATTAAACCGCCCCTTCGGCCACGTCCCCCCACATACCATACacaatttataatttaaatcaCCAACGCCCACCCCCGACTTTCCTCTCTCTCTTCCTAGTCCTATGTACCATATAACCCCCAAACTTCTACAACTAAACCATTGCTAGCACAAAAACATCAGtataatgataataataataatgatacAAGCGAAATTCTATTTTATAataaagatgaaaaaaaaaaaaacaaaagcacaaagaaaaaatttctaaaagaaACCCAAAAGGAGCTTTAAGTACCTCATCACTTGTGTTAAAAAGCAAACAAGACATGctataatttataaataaacagAGGAAAAAACGATATTTTTGTAATAGCTTTTGTAAATCTTGAAAAGGAAGAAAACACaagttatttattatttataaacTTTTACCATATTACCttgcaacattttgttttgttttttttttttttgtttgtttaactaCCATGTAGATTTTGATAAACGATTTTTAACAGTTTAGTAAATgtgatgatatttttttagcCTAGAATACTGTTGAAAATAAGATaaccattttttttaacaaactgaaaagaacaaaaaattatattaactaTTTGTTTTTCAATTGTTTTGCTTTTATATACTATTCTATTGTTAATTAAATTGGctttgttttattgaaaaagactttataatttttgttaaatgtttggaATAAATGAATGTTCTGTGCTGGTATGAAAAAAAGAAGTTTAAAGTCTTCATTAAgattatgaaaaaataaaaaattaaacgaaaaaaccaaataaaattttaaattatatacaacactccaaaaaaaaacccctagCTTTTTTTCTGTCATAAATTTTGTTCGCAATAGTgcttaaaaaaatccaattgtGATGAACAACCTTAATTCCGAAAGTAAGTCTTAAAGTTCTTCCAAACGTTAATGCCATACTTGGGAAATAATTCGCGCATCACAGGATGAACTACCTGACTCCTCATCCAGCCGTTATATTCACAGTCTTGCCTAGGGCTCGCTTATATACCTTCAAAGACTGGGGACTGTTAAACCTTACATGTTACTTACATCTACTCAAGATAATGGGTCGTATAGATAAAGGGTTGgagcaatcccatgacagccggttgtatgtaccggtttgacccgatgaattccttcatcggcaagggctgccgcctcagtgtaccacacactgctactacaacaacaaagcgTTGGATATTCGTCAAATTCCTTAGACAAAAGCAACATACCAGGAGGAGGCCTATAGACCGCTAAACCTTACATATTACTTACATCTACTCAAGATCATGGATTGTATAGATAGAGTTTTGATTTCCGTCAAATTGCTTAGATAAAAGCAACATGCCTCTCGTTTGATGCCTCTGGgttcttaagaagtcaaatcgagagataagtttatatgggagctatatcaggttatggacagatttgaaggTCATTCTTGGCTTGGATGATAGACTGAATAGCAGAAATTATCCttcgaaatttcaggcaattcgaaaAAGAACTGCGCCGtctagtggttcaagatgtATAATtgaaagatcgctttatatgggacctatatcaagttatggacagatttgagccATGTTGgcggtcataagagaagtctgtatgcaaagttttagtcaattcgaataataattgcgacttgtaTAGGAGGAGCACAAGAAATCaacttggagatcggtttatatgggaactattatCTAAACATTGACCTAATTTTCCAACTTTGGCCAAATTCGGCAATCAAATCGTTATAAACATGAAAGTAGAAAAAATTACCTTTCAACCGATATATACAGACTTTATGTCGGACAAACAAAGTTCTGCTCCAAGCAACACGAGGAAAATTACGTTAACTTCATACCAAAGACGATAAACTTTAACACGCAAATTTAAAGTCTACAACAACACTTTACCAAacttttgtatgttttttttttaatatataatttatttctttttatataattttaacaCACCATAAACTTTTTCTTCTCGTTTAAAAACCAAACAATTGAACACAACAACTAACGACAACTTTACCAGATCATTTCTAATAAGAGTAGTTCAATGTATTGTAATTTGTTCAAATCGGCGTCATGTCATGTGGCTTTGatgtaatgcaaataaaaaatgcAGAGTTGCCACCTACCTGTTTTTGGTCTTTCCAAACTCATAGGCGCAAAACACCGTTATTAATAGTTGAAGGTTGCtaagtttaaaaatttacttttcgcAAATGGTGGTTGTTTAAAACAGTTATTACTaggaaaaactaaataaaaacgatatgttattgtttttacacaataaattgttgttttatgtGAAAGAGAACTAAAAAGTATGTGGCTTACGTTGCCTCTAGCACAGCCAACGGTGCTTCTTTGAGGTTTCTTTCGGGCAGGCACAAGGAGAACAACAGCCATGACATTATACCGTAAAAAGCTGAGTACATTTTTTTCTCGCCAAGTGCACtctctgtcaacgagttttggttgtgtgtgtgtgtgtattatagttaagaccCATAACtgacacaaacaacgaaaaatggtgcgaaatagtaacatactcaaaatcagagttttactaatcactgattttgacagatagtgcactcaatattttgttgttggacaactgccacgaactgtaaatgaatatatcttgacaACAGCCAAAGTACAATTGAATAAAGTTAGAAGcttttccttgaaaaatgtTGGTTTGGTCATGTTTGTAGATAATTTGTTTTGCCAAATTTGGCTCAAGcgcaaagttaattttttttttccaaattaaaggaccaaaaatgtaaatatattattaatttaattggccagtacataaaatttattcctctagccgaacgtagaatagatgaCCAAGCGCTTCGTTCTTCGAGATGtcgctctccacttggtcaACCCATCGGAGTTTTGATCTTCCCTTTTACGCTTTCATTTATGGTCGCCttgaaaagacttctttgcaggagctacttcatccattctgacaacatgacctagacaACGCAAACATTATATTTTGATGTTTCTACAGCTCGTAGTTCGTACGACACTGGTAGTCTCTATTAACGCAaagtggtccatatattttacgaaggatttttctctcaaacactccaaataTACGCttatctgctttcgcaagtacccatgcttcggagtcACACAGCagaacgggtagtatcagtgtttgtatagtataatttttgtcTATCGAGAATTGGCTTTGCTCCTCATCTGCTTGCTcagtccaaaatagcatctaTTAGACAATATTATccttcattttatttaaaaactggTGTCGTTTCTTAGGTTACGGTTGTGCCGAGATAAAGTTGcttactatctcaaagttgaagtttccaactttctccattttctttatctgatcagGTTTGCAGGtctttgtgggagttgataccatccactttgtcttatctccatttactaccccagacccattttcacttattccctttcgattctttcaaaggctgcagttactacttccggtgatcgatccataatatcgatgtcgacGGCATAGCCGAGTAAAAtttgttgtcttgtgagtagtgtggcatatctattcacatctacttctcgcatattcttcgccagcaggatattaaagagatcacatgatagtCCATCTCCTTTTTTGAACCCtcctttggtattaaatggttcggaaatATTCTATCCTATTCGTACTGAGGAACgtttatcagcaagtgtcatcctgcagagtctaattaattttgcagggacaccaaactcagacatggcttgaaatatctttgaacgtacaGTGGTATTGAAAGGAGCTTtgcagtcaacaaagagatggtgggCGATGATTAgctcttctcgggtcttttccagaatttggagCAATGCGAATATCtgatctatggtggatttatcaggtctagAACCACATTGATATGGaacaattatctcattgattttaggttttaatctatcactcagtacgctcgagagtatctccAATGCGATTGGGgaggaaacttattcctctgtagttggcacattccgtcttgtctcctttcttgtgtacgggacatagaacgctgaggttccaatcatcgggtatgcgttcttctagccttatctgcgtgtcgcctccgttcttaaataaataaagattctACTACTACTAGTACGTGAAGGCCGATATGCTTGCGAGGAAAGGGTGTAATACTTAACACGGTTTCGCTAACAGCAGTAGATGTAACTCAACAGCAGGTTGTCAGCTACAGCCGACGCATGAAATGTGtttgcgtacttttccagtaaaaatttgcaaatttgcatgctACTCGccaatgccgacgacatcgacatcatagttcggtcaccggaagtagtaactgcagcctttgaaacaatcgaaagagagtctgtaaaaatgggtctggcagtacatatagataagatgaaatggatggtttcaactcccaaaacgccttctATAACCGAACAGACAAAGAatatgaagaaagttgggaaccacaactttgagatagtcagtagctcggcaccgccgtaaccgaaacgaatgacaccagttttgagaaaaagcgaagaataatactggcaaacagatgctactttggactaagtaagcagtttagaaccAAGACCacatctcgacagacgaagattaagctatacaagacactaatactacccgtgttgttatatggttctgaggcatgggtacttgtgaaaacagatgaggcagtgcttggggtATTTGAcagaaagatttttcgtaaaatatatggaccaacgtagcgcagaggttatcatgtccgcctatgacgctgaacgcctgggttcgaatcccggcgaggccatcagaaaaaattttcaggggGGTTTTCCCttcccctaatgctggcaacgattgtgagatacaatgccatgtaaaacttctctccagagagttgtcgctctgcggtaagccgttcggagtcggctataaaaaggaggccccttattattgagcttaaacttgaatcggactgcacacgttgatgagtgagaagtttgctccctgttccttggtggaatgttcatggtcaaaatttgcattatatgGACCAgtatgcgttaatggagaatataggcgacgtatgaaccacgagctgtatgacgacgaaagcGTAGTAACACCTATCAAaatatgttgtcagaatggatgaagaagctccagcaaaagtcttttgaaggcaaacacggtaatACATGCAAACCCGGTagatcaaaagcccgatggaaagtcttttaaaggcaaacacggtgatacatgcaaaccgggaagatcaaaagcccgatggaaagatcaagtggtgcgagacaccacgaaacttggtatcagagattttggaatgagcgcagaagattccattttttgccattttccccgTAAACTGCACTTTGGCCCTTAAATGAGATTatgatttgaaataaaaaagtgCTCAAATTTGTTTGAGGGTTTTATTTACCCCTAAAcggattaaaataaaaatgtaaaaagtggAAACAATAATATCGGCTTCTTAAAAACGATTGGATAAACTCTTTATTctctaaataaaatatttattgtatttCTGAAGAAGCTTAAACTACATAAATTAATAGACGGctgaacaatcccatggcagccggttgtacgtacgagattgatccgatggaatccttcatgggcaagggctgccgtctcagtgtacaacacactactaATACAACAACACAGACGGTTGAAGCTATTTTGGAGTTTTCTTTCGACATTTTCACACATACAAATTAAAATGTTATGCAGGTATTACTTAAATGTAATTCTTGAGTGAGTATCGGGTGTGTTCTTGGTTTCAATTTCACTtttcccttaaaaacaaattgttaTTATAACGTAAACAAataccaaaaattatttttttttttttttgaagcacTGCTTTGGTTTTATTTAAGAAAACTTATGATGATAATTTGACATTTCATTCGTGTAATGATAACAAGTTCTTTATAGGTTTTAAAGGGGAAAATGAAACACATAACACACCAGATTATTTGACTTAATTTtagggcaaaaataaaaattccagtACAAAATACATGAAATGGACAAACCTAACAGAGGATAATTCATCCAGTaacaattagaaaaaattataaatgtatGCCATACTAAACATCGACAAAGAAGGTGGTTATCTTTGTCGATGTTTAGTATGgcaatcgtttttttttgtctatctatgtaatctttaaataaataatacttGACAGAGATTATTTGGATAAACATTAAAAACTCCAGTATATCAGTTTTCAAAAAGGACAAACTTAACGGAGgaaaattcacaaagttataacagaaaataaatattactgGGTCTGCTCTATTTGGATAAATTTTTTggataaatattaaaaactccAGTACATCAGTTTTCTAAATGGACAAACTTAACGGAGGAAAATTCACACAGTTATaacagaaaataaatattactgGGTCTGCTCTAGGTTTTAATTGCGTCATCATAAGATTTCTGATGGTTTAGACAGGAAAGCCAAGAACAGCCcatataacttaaaaaaaaagtggctaatttcaatttggctcaatcATCTGTTTTCCATTTATAAAATCGTATGACGTAAGCCATGAATtcagatttaatgagcagtgtaaatggGATCTTAGGATATTCACCCACTTACttcttaatttttaagttttatgtCATCATCAGCATTTTTGTGATTTTCATCGCCATTCTTTAGTATTTCATCGATTTCCTGATCGGTTACTTGAAAATAATTATCATCATAGGCATTCCTTCTGCTGACTTCAATCATACTCAGTAAGACGTCATTGGTGAACGTCATGCCATTACGTCCCTGCTGAATTACCAAATTATCCAATGTCAATTTCTTCTTGCTTATTTTGTCGACTTCTTCTTCAATCGAATCTTGGGTTATGAAACGGAAAACTCTCACTTCTTTCGTTTGTCCTATGCGGTGAGCACGATCCACTGCTTGTAAAT
The genomic region above belongs to Stomoxys calcitrans chromosome 5, idStoCalc2.1, whole genome shotgun sequence and contains:
- the LOC106095088 gene encoding putative inorganic phosphate cotransporter isoform X2; translated protein: MTSKEQIMASEEKDLDKPSGFFQTRFFVTFMLFLGMANAYVMRTNMSVAIVAMVNHTAINDGHDDVMDDECPDSNYTEVDHGQDGEFAWNSALQGYILSSFFYGYVITQIPFGMLAKKYGALNFLGYGMLVNSVFAFLVPVAAREGGVWGLCIVRFIQGLGEGPIVPCTHALLAKWIPPNERSRMGAAVYAGAQFGTIISMPLSGLLAEYGFDGGWPSIFYVFGTVGTLWSIAFIIWVYEDPSAHPTIDEREKKYINTSLWGTTEIKSPPIPFKAIFKCLPFYAILFAHMGHNYGYETLMTELPTYMKQVLRFSLKSNGLLSSLPYLAMWIFSMSISVVADWMISSKRFNHTQTRKVMNSIGQYGPGLALIAASYTGCDRVLTLAILTIGVGLNGGIYSGFKINHLDLTPRFAGFLMAITNCSANLAGLLAPIAAGNLINNQPTIAQWQKVFFIAAFIYIIAGTFFNIFGSGERQYWDNPDNDVKDTNALESQTQIPSNQNGNDARRRISAISGNQ
- the LOC106095088 gene encoding putative inorganic phosphate cotransporter isoform X1, with protein sequence MTVPRQQTQNRERNGHVLVWDQNSFNEIFEETKPKSFFQTRFFVTFMLFLGMANAYVMRTNMSVAIVAMVNHTAINDGHDDVMDDECPDSNYTEVDHGQDGEFAWNSALQGYILSSFFYGYVITQIPFGMLAKKYGALNFLGYGMLVNSVFAFLVPVAAREGGVWGLCIVRFIQGLGEGPIVPCTHALLAKWIPPNERSRMGAAVYAGAQFGTIISMPLSGLLAEYGFDGGWPSIFYVFGTVGTLWSIAFIIWVYEDPSAHPTIDEREKKYINTSLWGTTEIKSPPIPFKAIFKCLPFYAILFAHMGHNYGYETLMTELPTYMKQVLRFSLKSNGLLSSLPYLAMWIFSMSISVVADWMISSKRFNHTQTRKVMNSIGQYGPGLALIAASYTGCDRVLTLAILTIGVGLNGGIYSGFKINHLDLTPRFAGFLMAITNCSANLAGLLAPIAAGNLINNQPTIAQWQKVFFIAAFIYIIAGTFFNIFGSGERQYWDNPDNDVKDTNALESQTQIPSNQNGNDARRRISAISGNQ